ATCCGCCACGTCCACCGCTGGTCACAGGGCATGCAGATCCAGGACGCCGTACGAACTCTCCGTACGAACCCGAAGGCAGCCCCGGGAGCCGCCGGCGAACTGGAGGCAACCCTCACGGCGCATCCCGAACGCAGGGACATGGCACAGGAGTTGACCACCAGGGCCCTCTCCGCCCTCTCCACGATCAACGTGCGTGAGACCTGCACACCCAACCGAAGCGACGCTCTCGCCCTGGATTCCTTCGTCGACGAAGGGGGCACGCTTTATGTGGTGGGTGAATCCATCGAGGACCCCAGGACCAGTCCCGGCGCGATGCCCTTCCTGACGGCCCTCGTCTCCAGCGTGGTCGAGCGCGGCCGGCGCATGGCCGAACGGTCATCCTCCGGTCGCCTCGACCCACCACTGACGCTCGTCCTCGACGACGTCGCCGCCGTGGCTCCACTCCCCCAGCTCCCGGAGCTACTGGCCACCGGAGCGGACCGGGGCCTGCCCACCCTGGCCCTGCTCCGCTCCCGGGAACAGGCCCGCACCCGCTGGCCGCACGACGAACTCCCGGTCTGACGTCACCGCGCGCCGTCTGACATCACTCACGCTCGATCGCGAACTCCAGCTCCCACTCCCCGTTGGCCTGCGCCAACGGCACAGTCACCCCGGTCGGCACAAACCCCACCTTCCGGTACAGCCGCTGAGCCCGCTCATTGTCCTCATGCACAATGAGCCGCACCCGCTCGGCACCCTGCGCCCATGCCCACTCCAGGCCGGCGTCGAAGAGCACCTCGGTCAGCCCGATGCCACGGTGATCAGACCGCACGAACACCGCGACCACATGCCCCTGCCTGCGCTCGACGGGAAACCCGGCCCAGTCCGTCACCCCGGCCTCCTCCATCAGCACGGTCAGCGTCCCCACCCACTCCCCGTCCGGCCCCTCAGCAATGATCTGCTGCGCACCCGACGCTCCGTCGGCGCTCGAAGCGGCCCGCTCCCGCCAGAAGGAGTCGGGATGCGCTGCGGCCTGCTCGTAGGTCTCCAGGAAGGCGAGATGCGCCACGGGATCCTGCAAGGAGAGAAGCCGCAGGGCCTTCACCGCGGGCCATTCGTCGGC
This genomic window from Streptomyces sp. DG2A-72 contains:
- a CDS encoding GNAT family N-acetyltransferase, producing MNYKVRSIRADEWPAVKALRLLSLQDPVAHLAFLETYEQAAAHPDSFWRERAASSADGASGAQQIIAEGPDGEWVGTLTVLMEEAGVTDWAGFPVERRQGHVVAVFVRSDHRGIGLTEVLFDAGLEWAWAQGAERVRLIVHEDNERAQRLYRKVGFVPTGVTVPLAQANGEWELEFAIERE